A section of the Eriocheir sinensis breed Jianghai 21 chromosome 62, ASM2467909v1, whole genome shotgun sequence genome encodes:
- the LOC126986724 gene encoding uncharacterized protein LOC126986724 translates to MARLLLPVMTVALAMVAGAMGQQVGCPSGYSEAQIPTFSLIKASKPELDGFIQDQSFGDLVYNCFLGRNCDQCSQNDAVRQTLTLLPWLFRDCTQNPAVCNKEQRSRAVYIATEINKRYSSQYQEILALFNSS, encoded by the exons AT GGCTCGTCTTCTGCTCCCGGTGATGACTGTGGCCCTGGCCATGGTGGCAGGCGCCATGGGCCAGCAGGTGGGCTGTCCTTCAGGATATTCCGAGGCTCAGATTCCGACCTTCAGCCTTATCAAAGCAAGCAAGCCTGAGCTTGATGGATTCATTCAAGACCAAAGTTTTGGGGACTTGGTGTACAATTGCTTCCTTGGAAGGAATTGTGACCAATGCTCCCAGAATGACGCGGTTAGACAGACCTTAA CGCTGCTGCCGTGGCTGTTCCGAGATTGCACCCAGAACCCTGCCGTCTGCAACAAGGAGCAGAGATCCAGAGCAGTATACATTGCCACAGAAATCAACAAGAGGTACTCCTCTCAGTACCAGGAAATCCTCGCCCTCTTCAACTCTTCTTAA
- the LOC126986727 gene encoding uncharacterized protein LOC126986727: MARLLLPVMTVALAMVAGAMGQQVGCPSGYSEAQIPTFSLIKASKPELDGLIQDQSFGDLVYNCFLGRNCDQCAQNDAVRQALVVLPWVFIHCTQNPAICNQEQRARASYIATEINKRYSKQYQEILQLFNTQ, from the exons AT GGCTCGTCTTCTGCTCCCGGTCATGACTGTGGCCCTGGCCATGGTGGCAGGCGCCATGGGCCAGCAGGTGGGCTGTCCTTCAGGATATTCCGAGGCTCAGATTCCGACCTTCAGCCTTATCAAAGCAAGCAAGCCTGAGCTTGATGGATTAATTCAAGACCAAAGTTTTGGGGACTTGGTGTACAATTGCTTCCTTGGAAGGAATTGTGACCAATGCGCCCAGAATGACGCGGTTAGACAGGCATTAG TGGTGTTGCCGTGGGTGTTCATTCATTGCACCCAGAACCCTGCCATCTGCAACCAGGAGCAGAGAGCCAGGGCATCATACATTGCCACAGAAATCAACAAAAGGTACTCCAAACAGTACCAGGAAATCCTCCAGCTCTTCAATACTCAATAA
- the LOC126986725 gene encoding uncharacterized protein LOC126986725 produces MARLLLPVMTVALAMVAGAMGQQVGCPSGYSEAQIPTFSLINAEKPVIDKLLQDQAFVDLVYNCFLGKNCDQCSQKDEARQALVVLPWVFIHCTQNPAICNQEQRARASYIATEINKRYSKQYQEILQLFNTQ; encoded by the exons AT GGCTCGTCTTCTGCTCCCGGTCATGACTGTGGCCCTGGCCATGGTGGCAGGCGCCATGGGCCAGCAGGTGGGCTGTCCTTCAGGATATTCCGAGGCTCAGATTCCGACCTTCAGCCTTATCAATGCAGAAAAACCTGTTATTGATAAATTACTTCAAGACCAAGCTTTTGTGGATTTGGTGTACAATTGCTTCCTTGGAAAAAATTGCGACCAATGCTCCCAGAAAGACGAGGCTAGACAGGCATTAG TGGTGTTGCCGTGGGTGTTCATTCATTGCACCCAGAACCCTGCCATCTGCAACCAGGAGCAGAGAGCCAGGGCATCATACATTGCCACAGAAATCAACAAAAGGTACTCCAAACAGTACCAGGAAATCCTCCAGCTCTTCAATACTCAATAA